The following proteins come from a genomic window of bacterium:
- a CDS encoding PaaI family thioesterase has protein sequence MQMKKEFEPISDELREQLSERLKHSNVNKLFGYAIEDIKKDYCNLSLAYSDVITNGQKSRGTIHGGIVAALVDTAAAFALSTGFDGQMSFATVDLHINFLHRAQSKVYAHAKVIRKGSRLNVCDVDVLDENGKHVAKASVNFILTKRIEGK, from the coding sequence ATGCAAATGAAAAAGGAATTTGAGCCCATATCTGATGAACTTCGGGAACAATTAAGCGAGCGTCTGAAACACAGCAACGTGAACAAACTTTTTGGTTATGCGATCGAAGATATTAAAAAGGATTACTGCAATTTATCGTTGGCTTACAGTGATGTTATTACGAACGGACAGAAAAGCAGAGGCACGATTCATGGGGGAATTGTGGCAGCGCTTGTAGATACGGCAGCTGCATTTGCGTTGTCAACCGGTTTTGACGGACAGATGAGTTTTGCGACCGTCGATTTGCACATAAATTTTCTTCATCGTGCACAAAGCAAGGTCTATGCTCATGCAAAAGTTATTCGAAAAGGTTCGCGGCTCAATGTATGCGACGTCGATGTGCTGGACGAAAACGGAAAACACGTTGCCAAAGCGAGCGTAAATTTTATTCTAACCAAACGAATCGAAGGAAAGTAA
- a CDS encoding outer membrane lipoprotein carrier protein LolA, which produces MFRSCIMYFVITALVLGASKPARAGDEEKKHVMKNMKSANETTATLQAKMKQRKISSFMEKEVVSKADFFYMKPGKYVLDPSSNDENQYIINNNEIWIINHKNKSVTVTNEKELNFSQYIMGFGGSLDGLDNTFDIKVSAREIQKKFGSYRMQMTPLKNSKLYNKLEKIVIYVRDDLWLPYGAELYENDGDITIWEFTDLKVNGKIKDEVFKQEMPKGYQLKKYENK; this is translated from the coding sequence ATGTTTCGTTCCTGTATAATGTATTTTGTAATTACAGCCTTGGTCTTAGGAGCTTCCAAACCGGCCCGAGCCGGCGACGAAGAAAAAAAACACGTGATGAAGAACATGAAGTCGGCCAACGAGACCACCGCAACACTCCAGGCGAAAATGAAACAACGTAAAATTTCTTCTTTCATGGAAAAAGAAGTGGTCAGCAAAGCTGATTTCTTTTACATGAAACCGGGTAAATATGTTCTGGATCCATCCTCCAATGATGAAAATCAATACATCATTAATAATAATGAAATCTGGATCATAAATCACAAAAATAAAAGCGTTACCGTTACTAATGAAAAAGAACTGAATTTCAGCCAATATATTATGGGATTTGGGGGCTCATTAGACGGCCTGGATAACACGTTTGACATCAAGGTTTCAGCCAGAGAGATTCAAAAAAAATTCGGTTCCTATCGAATGCAAATGACGCCCTTGAAAAACAGCAAGCTCTACAATAAGCTTGAGAAAATTGTCATCTATGTTCGTGACGATCTGTGGCTCCCGTATGGCGCAGAGCTCTATGAAAACGACGGGGATATCACGATTTGGGAATTTACAGATCTCAAAGTTAACGGAAAAATTAAAGACGAGGTGTTTAAACAGGAAATGCCGAAAGGTTATCAATTAAAAAAATATGAAAATAAGTAA
- a CDS encoding RluA family pseudouridine synthase, with translation MRQHQIIVAGNQRAERLDAFISRQIVNLSRSRVQQLLDQAMIVVNQKSVPKSYKIRPHDVIDITLPIPEKVEMEAENIPLNIVFEDADILVVNKPAGMVVHPAYSNWTGTMVNALLHHVQDLSGINGELRPGIVHRIDKDTSGLLLVAKHDKEHRFLSNLFKTHTIEREYWTIVWGKLKKKKGTVETLIGRSPKDRKKFAVVKEGKTAITHYELIATYDFLSLVKLHLETGRTHQIRVHMAHLGHPVFGDKTYGGDNPNLAGTDKKKKQALKVLELMPRQALHAKTLGFIHPTTRKKVTFDSELPEDFKLVIRQLE, from the coding sequence ATGCGTCAACATCAGATCATAGTTGCCGGCAATCAGCGAGCCGAAAGGCTTGACGCTTTTATTTCCCGTCAGATCGTGAATCTTTCGCGCTCACGCGTTCAGCAATTACTTGATCAGGCGATGATCGTCGTCAATCAAAAATCCGTCCCGAAATCCTACAAAATCAGGCCGCATGATGTCATCGATATCACATTGCCGATTCCAGAAAAAGTTGAAATGGAAGCCGAAAACATTCCGCTCAATATAGTGTTTGAGGATGCCGATATTCTGGTTGTGAATAAACCGGCCGGCATGGTCGTTCATCCGGCTTATTCCAACTGGACCGGAACGATGGTCAACGCGCTTTTGCATCATGTTCAGGACCTGTCGGGAATCAACGGCGAGTTACGTCCGGGCATCGTACATCGCATTGACAAAGATACCAGCGGCCTTCTTCTGGTTGCAAAACATGATAAAGAGCACCGCTTTTTGAGTAATCTTTTCAAGACCCACACGATTGAGCGTGAATACTGGACGATCGTGTGGGGCAAACTCAAGAAGAAAAAGGGTACGGTCGAAACTTTGATTGGCCGCAGTCCGAAAGACCGAAAAAAGTTTGCTGTAGTGAAGGAAGGAAAAACAGCCATAACGCATTACGAACTCATCGCGACGTATGATTTTTTATCCCTGGTGAAACTGCACCTGGAAACCGGGCGCACGCATCAGATCAGGGTTCATATGGCACACCTCGGGCATCCTGTCTTCGGCGACAAAACGTACGGGGGTGATAATCCGAACCTTGCCGGAACTGATAAAAAGAAAAAACAAGCACTGAAAGTATTGGAACTCATGCCGCGCCAGGCTTTGCATGCAAAAACGCTGGGATTTATTCATCCGACCACCAGGAAAAAAGTCACGTTTGACTCGGAACTGCCGGAGGATTTTAAACTTGTAATTAGACAACTTGAGTAG
- a CDS encoding tandem-95 repeat protein, which produces MMNPLLLTLGLSAMISVSAMDSALISNPLPVASPPTVSTELQDTVLDKNFGSVFISYLFDNFTKPGGFPPSPPSPFSVTALMPGIIPFISNDSLYLIDSLNFVGTVLIRVTASDGIDSVADTFQVVVRETAPSVNHAISDTSFMEDAGSVTIAENLDSVFQDADSPELFYSVIVVGNGITSEIINDKLLQITTKPDSFGVYQLIVTATDELSQSVSDTAMITIIPVNDPPRMVVQLPDGSIGEDFGKLFIAKMANIFRDPDNDLLNFSTSTSIPAKLASLVSGDSLYVISVKDSNGVVDVYVSATDPSIETARDTFRLTVNPISDPPHVFQQLPDTTFSQDFGRAYVAKLENYFKDIDNAVLIYSAYSLSDGVFSEISNDSLYLNSQSYFFGNVQIVVDASDGDGSITDTFSVTITNINDAPVNLNIFTELTIPEDTTAFLIGDMKDNFIDPDNDPVDFIAQSSDSSRLSVWISNDSLYAVPEKDSSGVVQLFLSATDTFSAVTRDTFLITINPVNDPPRVMSAIRDTSLLQNFGKVFIRTLSSVFIDIDSPSLTYTVDSLSSGVSRQISSDSLYIKSIPGFFGVINFKVTASDGSLSVSDTFKVIVNDITGPQAFVNALASPVLNVVRFVAGADENLSALSLTANSVLVTMTKQGSVYFGDYNLTSAGNLVVSVSATDVSGNQDTVNRQYQVSLLNKPASFGKYHFTGSTGGYLLVSNGENVAAPSGWIRYGDNIEVIITGLQTNLQIAATYESSLSIDDEPKIGLYELVNGEWNYLGGEGLGGKVVTQVQKGGQYAVFYNPDHVVIPREFILSQNYPNPFNPSTTIRYDIPVESRVTIKIYNLLGQEVKTLVNGVKGIGRYEIQWNGRNELGNSVASGIYLYRLQTNKFVQTRKMVLIK; this is translated from the coding sequence ATGATGAATCCCCTACTTCTGACTCTTGGTTTGTCTGCCATGATATCGGTATCTGCTATGGATTCCGCTTTGATTTCCAATCCACTGCCCGTTGCCAGTCCGCCGACAGTAAGTACTGAATTACAAGATACAGTATTAGACAAGAATTTTGGCTCTGTTTTCATATCCTATCTGTTCGATAATTTTACAAAACCAGGCGGCTTTCCTCCTTCACCGCCTTCACCGTTCAGCGTTACTGCTTTAATGCCAGGCATTATACCATTCATTTCCAATGACAGCCTGTACCTGATAGATTCTTTGAATTTCGTCGGAACCGTATTAATTCGAGTTACAGCCAGCGATGGAATTGATTCTGTCGCGGACACTTTTCAGGTTGTTGTAAGGGAAACGGCTCCGTCAGTCAATCACGCAATTTCGGACACGTCATTTATGGAAGATGCGGGCAGTGTAACCATAGCAGAGAATCTCGATTCTGTTTTTCAGGATGCTGACTCACCGGAACTTTTCTATTCAGTCATTGTTGTCGGAAACGGCATTACTTCTGAGATCATCAATGACAAGCTCTTGCAGATTACGACCAAACCCGATTCGTTCGGCGTATATCAACTGATCGTGACGGCTACCGATGAACTGTCTCAGTCAGTCAGCGACACGGCGATGATCACTATCATTCCGGTGAATGATCCGCCGCGCATGGTTGTCCAACTGCCAGATGGATCAATCGGTGAAGACTTCGGAAAACTATTTATTGCAAAGATGGCAAATATATTTCGGGATCCAGATAATGACCTGTTAAATTTCTCAACTTCTACATCGATTCCAGCTAAACTCGCTTCATTGGTATCGGGAGACAGTTTATATGTCATATCAGTGAAGGACTCCAACGGCGTGGTGGACGTATATGTTTCCGCAACGGATCCTTCAATTGAAACAGCCCGTGATACTTTCAGGTTGACAGTCAATCCGATCAGCGATCCACCGCATGTATTTCAACAACTGCCGGACACAACCTTTTCGCAGGACTTTGGAAGGGCGTACGTGGCTAAACTTGAAAACTATTTCAAAGATATTGATAATGCCGTGTTGATCTATTCCGCTTACTCGCTGTCTGACGGAGTTTTTTCTGAGATATCAAATGATAGTTTGTATTTGAATAGCCAATCTTACTTTTTTGGAAATGTTCAAATTGTTGTGGATGCATCGGACGGAGACGGGTCCATTACAGATACATTTTCTGTGACCATAACTAATATCAACGACGCTCCGGTCAACTTGAATATTTTTACAGAACTGACGATTCCTGAAGACACAACCGCATTCTTGATTGGCGATATGAAAGATAATTTCATAGATCCCGACAATGACCCGGTAGATTTCATCGCCCAAAGTTCAGATAGTTCCAGGCTATCAGTATGGATATCCAACGACAGCCTTTATGCCGTTCCGGAAAAAGATTCTTCAGGCGTAGTTCAACTATTTTTATCGGCAACCGATACGTTCTCTGCCGTGACGCGCGACACTTTTCTAATTACTATAAATCCTGTGAATGATCCGCCGCGAGTTATGTCGGCAATTCGTGACACATCGCTGTTGCAAAATTTCGGTAAAGTATTTATCCGTACATTATCTTCGGTTTTCATAGATATTGACAGTCCGTCGCTAACCTATACGGTGGATAGTTTATCATCTGGCGTTTCACGTCAAATTTCTTCAGACAGTTTGTATATCAAAAGTATACCGGGCTTCTTTGGCGTAATAAATTTCAAAGTAACGGCAAGCGATGGAAGCTTGTCCGTATCGGATACGTTTAAAGTCATTGTTAACGATATTACCGGCCCGCAGGCCTTCGTCAATGCTTTGGCATCGCCGGTATTAAATGTTGTTCGGTTCGTAGCGGGCGCAGACGAAAATCTCAGCGCGCTATCGCTCACGGCCAATAGCGTTCTCGTTACGATGACCAAACAGGGCAGCGTTTATTTTGGTGATTATAATCTCACGTCAGCAGGAAACCTTGTTGTATCGGTGTCGGCAACCGATGTATCAGGGAATCAGGACACGGTCAATCGGCAATACCAGGTTTCTTTGCTTAACAAACCGGCCTCATTCGGGAAGTACCATTTCACGGGTTCAACCGGCGGCTACCTACTGGTAAGCAATGGCGAAAATGTCGCTGCACCGTCGGGCTGGATTAGATACGGCGACAATATTGAGGTAATCATCACAGGACTTCAAACAAACTTACAAATTGCCGCAACGTATGAAAGTTCACTATCGATAGATGATGAACCAAAAATCGGATTGTATGAATTGGTCAACGGGGAATGGAATTATCTCGGTGGAGAAGGCCTCGGCGGCAAAGTGGTTACGCAAGTGCAAAAGGGCGGACAATATGCCGTTTTCTATAATCCCGACCACGTGGTAATTCCGCGTGAATTTATTCTAAGTCAGAATTATCCTAATCCGTTTAACCCGTCTACGACGATCCGGTATGACATTCCGGTCGAATCGCGCGTGACGATCAAGATCTATAATTTGCTCGGGCAGGAAGTAAAAACATTAGTCAACGGCGTAAAAGGAATAGGGCGTTATGAAATTCAATGGAACGGAAGAAATGAATTAGGTAACAGTGTTGCAAGCGGCATTTATTTATATCGCCTGCAGACAAATAAATTTGTCCAAACTAGAAAAATGGTGCTTATAAAATGA
- a CDS encoding MBL fold metallo-hydrolase, with the protein MKFLSIGGGKFIGANSHYLEIDGMGLLLDTGLDPHLDGIGSMPRFDLIQNKIVDAVFVSHCHHDHVGSLPLAIRNFPHARVYMSYVSSFLYTTLLHNAVSVMNILKHEKNITEYPLYTHDDVDIISFIIQGMKFEKVFKLFGHNNPLDGIDCSWHHAGHTLGAGSLYIHAKQGRVFFTGDICASNQFLIQGAHYPKKPIDILIAECTMGANEETETIKRKNEISKFTKILNETFNKRGSVLIPAFALGKTQEMLWLVNNLKKRKLIPDVDIFVSGLGRAVSRIYDLTSEHACRIDDDFFFDDMEFSVIDSRDLLKEGLWVKRPSVIIASSGMMIENTPSYWLAYKMMREARHTICFVGYTSEDSPSRVVLESKRNSKITLSGIQESVDRNCRVERIHFSGHSNRTEILQMVQTLNPSKLVLVHAGNEEALAWTVEKVREDQPKMEIICPEVGKEYDL; encoded by the coding sequence ATGAAATTTCTATCCATCGGCGGCGGAAAATTCATCGGCGCAAATTCCCACTATCTGGAAATTGACGGCATGGGATTACTTCTGGATACCGGCCTGGATCCTCATCTGGACGGAATAGGAAGTATGCCGCGATTTGATCTCATCCAAAACAAGATTGTGGATGCAGTATTTGTTTCGCATTGCCACCATGACCACGTGGGCTCATTACCTCTTGCTATCAGGAATTTTCCACATGCCCGGGTGTACATGAGTTATGTGTCGAGTTTTCTGTATACCACACTTTTGCATAATGCAGTTTCTGTCATGAATATTCTTAAGCATGAGAAAAATATAACTGAATATCCGCTCTATACGCATGACGATGTAGATATCATATCGTTTATTATTCAGGGAATGAAATTTGAAAAAGTGTTTAAACTCTTCGGGCACAACAATCCGCTCGATGGAATTGACTGCAGTTGGCATCATGCGGGCCATACACTCGGCGCGGGGAGCCTTTATATTCATGCCAAGCAGGGGAGGGTCTTTTTCACCGGTGATATTTGCGCGTCGAATCAATTCCTGATTCAGGGCGCCCATTATCCAAAAAAGCCTATAGACATTCTGATTGCAGAATGCACGATGGGAGCCAACGAAGAAACGGAAACGATCAAACGTAAGAACGAGATCAGCAAATTCACAAAAATACTGAACGAAACTTTTAATAAACGCGGATCGGTTTTGATTCCCGCCTTTGCGCTGGGTAAAACTCAGGAAATGTTATGGCTGGTCAATAACCTCAAAAAGAGAAAACTCATACCGGATGTTGATATTTTCGTTTCGGGCCTAGGCAGAGCGGTTTCCAGAATCTATGATCTGACAAGCGAACACGCCTGCCGCATCGACGATGATTTCTTTTTTGATGACATGGAATTTTCCGTGATTGATTCGCGCGACCTGCTCAAGGAGGGACTGTGGGTCAAGCGTCCGTCGGTGATCATCGCCAGTTCCGGTATGATGATCGAAAACACACCGTCGTATTGGCTTGCGTATAAAATGATGCGTGAAGCGCGTCATACGATATGTTTTGTTGGGTATACGAGTGAAGATTCACCGTCACGGGTGGTATTGGAAAGTAAACGTAACTCAAAGATCACTTTGTCGGGAATACAGGAATCAGTTGATCGAAATTGCCGAGTGGAACGCATTCACTTCAGTGGCCATTCCAACAGGACGGAGATATTACAGATGGTACAAACTTTAAATCCGTCTAAACTCGTTCTGGTACACGCGGGAAACGAAGAAGCTTTGGCTTGGACAGTGGAGAAGGTTCGGGAGGATCAGCCAAAGATGGAGATAATATGTCCTGAGGTAGGGAAGGAATACGATCTTTAA
- a CDS encoding class I fructose-bisphosphate aldolase — translation MLKNLLDLMGSDADHLLKHQCKGISKDQLHIPGPNFVDLIWKDSDRNPQVLRNLQALFNNGRLAGSGYLSILPVDQGIEHSAGSSFAPNPIYFDSENIVKLAIEGGCNAVASTFGVLGSCARKYAHKIPFVVKINHNEFLSYPNKYDQIMFGSVKQCWDMGAAAVGATIYFGSAESTRQIQEVSEAFSYAHELGMATILWCYTRNNAFKTAEKDYHTSADLTGQANHLGVTIQADIIKQKLPTNNGGYKAISSKDNPYGKTSEKIYTELTTEHPIDLTRYQVANCYMGRAGLINSGGESKGASDMAEAVKTAVINKRAGGMGLISGRKAFQKPMTEGVKLLNTIQDVYLEKEITVA, via the coding sequence ATGCTAAAAAATCTACTGGATTTGATGGGCTCTGACGCCGATCACCTGCTTAAACACCAATGCAAAGGTATTTCAAAAGACCAATTACATATTCCTGGGCCCAATTTTGTTGACCTCATTTGGAAAGACAGCGACCGTAATCCGCAGGTATTGCGAAATCTTCAAGCGCTTTTCAATAACGGACGCCTTGCCGGATCAGGGTATTTGTCCATTCTTCCTGTAGATCAGGGAATTGAACACTCGGCGGGATCATCCTTTGCTCCCAATCCGATATATTTTGATTCTGAAAATATTGTTAAGCTCGCCATCGAAGGCGGCTGTAATGCTGTGGCTTCCACATTCGGTGTGTTGGGTTCCTGCGCGCGCAAATATGCGCACAAGATCCCGTTTGTCGTTAAAATTAATCATAATGAATTCCTTAGCTACCCCAATAAATACGACCAGATCATGTTTGGGTCCGTGAAACAGTGCTGGGATATGGGCGCCGCGGCCGTCGGAGCAACTATCTATTTTGGCTCGGCAGAATCTACGCGGCAAATTCAGGAGGTGAGTGAAGCCTTTTCATACGCACATGAACTCGGGATGGCAACCATTCTTTGGTGTTACACGCGCAACAATGCCTTCAAGACGGCTGAAAAAGATTATCATACTTCCGCCGATCTAACCGGACAGGCGAATCATCTCGGCGTGACCATACAAGCGGATATCATAAAACAAAAATTACCGACGAATAACGGCGGATATAAGGCCATTTCGTCAAAGGATAATCCGTACGGCAAGACCAGCGAAAAAATTTATACTGAACTGACCACCGAACATCCGATCGATCTCACACGGTATCAGGTAGCTAATTGTTATATGGGCCGCGCAGGTCTTATCAATTCCGGCGGAGAATCCAAAGGCGCGAGCGATATGGCCGAGGCCGTCAAAACGGCCGTGATCAATAAGCGCGCGGGTGGTATGGGCCTGATCTCCGGACGTAAGGCGTTTCAGAAACCAATGACCGAGGGAGTCAAATTACTTAATACGATCCAGGATGTTTATTTAGAAAAAGAAATTACAGTCGCATGA
- a CDS encoding prenyltransferase, with protein MQFQLPPIKAWFMIFRILAVVVWAVMTVLLSSAVVFYETGRIDWINFFLVLAIASITQGFPAHIINEIFDWKSGADRYRKIGEKSGGSKVIKSGLATIPQLWVMFVLTSAISFALVIVLYMRTDPRSLWFFGVGYLVCIFYTLPPLSFAYRPFAGEWLGGFAGILLNMTGNYFVQTGTVSPTILVFSMTIGMVYIAIMMLFHYLDYESDRHAIPIKRTTIVFLGLQRSKMYVLILLAASTVLSVVMALQVSVIFTMVTLSNISQFVFQLRCDPSDAESIIKTGKWLTLEMITFAILFSIVVNPIFGWATFPVVLSFYLHKKFGKLRTV; from the coding sequence ATGCAATTCCAACTTCCTCCAATCAAAGCATGGTTTATGATCTTCCGCATTTTAGCGGTGGTGGTTTGGGCTGTGATGACGGTTCTTCTCAGTTCGGCGGTCGTGTTTTATGAAACGGGAAGGATTGATTGGATTAATTTCTTTCTGGTACTGGCTATTGCATCAATCACACAAGGTTTTCCGGCACACATTATTAACGAGATATTCGATTGGAAAAGCGGCGCCGACCGGTACAGAAAAATTGGCGAAAAATCGGGCGGAAGCAAAGTGATCAAATCAGGCCTTGCGACCATTCCACAGCTTTGGGTGATGTTTGTCCTTACATCGGCAATAAGTTTTGCGCTTGTAATTGTATTGTATATGCGTACAGATCCACGAAGTTTATGGTTTTTTGGGGTTGGGTACCTTGTTTGTATTTTTTATACTCTGCCTCCTCTGAGTTTCGCATACCGGCCATTTGCGGGGGAATGGCTGGGCGGGTTTGCAGGCATTTTGCTGAATATGACGGGGAATTATTTTGTACAAACCGGTACCGTATCGCCGACGATTTTAGTTTTTTCTATGACGATAGGAATGGTCTATATTGCGATCATGATGTTATTCCATTATCTTGATTATGAAAGCGACCGGCATGCGATTCCGATAAAACGAACAACCATAGTGTTCTTAGGACTGCAACGGAGCAAGATGTATGTGCTAATTTTATTAGCGGCCTCGACCGTATTGTCAGTGGTAATGGCCCTGCAGGTAAGCGTTATATTCACTATGGTAACGCTGAGTAATATCAGCCAATTTGTTTTTCAATTACGTTGCGATCCGTCGGATGCGGAGTCTATAATAAAAACAGGGAAATGGCTTACGCTTGAAATGATCACATTTGCAATTCTTTTTTCAATAGTGGTCAACCCCATTTTTGGATGGGCGACATTTCCGGTGGTGTTGAGTTTTTATCTGCACAAAAAATTCGGTAAACTGAGAACGGTTTAA
- the glsA gene encoding glutaminase A yields the protein MQQLLEQAIRYAKPFLEQGKLADYIPALLRANPQHLGVSITTMDGKQHSAGDTDEPFSIQSISKILSLIYVLNERGKEKVLEKVGVEPSGNPFYSLVQLEYESGKPRNPLINAGAIAITGLMAGNSAQEKSAGLIQFLNNIVDESDYKINQEIYRSEFETSHRNRAVGYFMKHFGMIDGEVEAAVDAYFQQCSIEMTCAQLSRLSLFFAGGGTDPISHKKVTDPENVKWVHALMAMCGLYDASGEFACTVGLPGKSGVGGGIVAIVPGKMSISVFGPALDGKGNSIGGLKILEFLSRELRLSLF from the coding sequence CAATCCGTTATGCGAAGCCTTTTTTAGAGCAGGGTAAATTAGCTGATTATATTCCTGCATTACTCCGCGCAAACCCGCAGCATCTTGGTGTTTCTATCACAACTATGGATGGGAAACAACACAGCGCAGGCGATACAGACGAGCCGTTTTCCATTCAAAGTATTTCAAAAATTTTATCGCTGATTTATGTTCTGAATGAACGAGGCAAAGAGAAAGTTCTGGAAAAAGTCGGCGTTGAGCCCAGCGGCAATCCATTTTATTCACTGGTGCAGTTAGAATACGAATCAGGCAAACCGCGCAACCCATTGATCAATGCGGGCGCTATTGCAATCACGGGACTGATGGCCGGCAATTCAGCGCAGGAAAAATCGGCCGGCTTGATACAATTTTTGAATAATATTGTAGACGAATCAGACTACAAAATAAATCAGGAAATATATCGCTCGGAGTTCGAAACCAGCCACCGCAATCGCGCCGTAGGTTATTTTATGAAACACTTCGGTATGATCGACGGAGAAGTTGAAGCCGCTGTGGATGCTTATTTTCAGCAATGCTCGATCGAAATGACCTGCGCGCAATTGTCACGATTGTCGCTTTTTTTCGCGGGCGGCGGAACCGATCCGATCAGTCATAAAAAAGTAACGGATCCGGAAAATGTAAAATGGGTTCACGCCCTGATGGCGATGTGCGGATTGTATGATGCGTCGGGGGAATTTGCCTGCACGGTCGGATTGCCAGGAAAAAGCGGCGTTGGCGGCGGAATTGTGGCCATTGTGCCGGGGAAGATGTCGATTTCGGTATTTGGCCCGGCGCTGGATGGAAAAGGAAACAGCATCGGCGGTTTGAAAATATTGGAATTTTTATCGAGAGAACTACGCTTATCGTTATTCTAA
- a CDS encoding exodeoxyribonuclease VII large subunit codes for MTMDLFSSSPRQTKDDDEPDSSEIKIYSVVEITRHIKFLIEESFPSLVVRGEASNLTRHSSGHIYFTLKDELAQIKCVIWRSQAQQMTFSLNEGMKFLVRGKLSLYEKGGYYQITVLDIQPEGIGELQLAFEQLKKKLFAEGLFSEKHKKPIPGFPETVGIISSPTGAAIRDIVSVCRRRMPSVQLILSPVKVQGDGAVEEIVRAIKDFDSYNNVDVLIIGRGGGSIEDLWAFNDEKVARAIYHCSIPTISAVGHEIDFTIADFVADVRAATPSAAAEIAVPDKSEVEQQLANLRYTLIQNIENTIGYYRDRLKHYEERYAFRRPENIVEQYRQQADGLERRMSRQVIHHIRLYGQNLKHFEDQLRTLNPRNTLQRGYTITHQHNKVVQSLRELAEKEPAVIEFYDGKSEVEIKKISR; via the coding sequence ATGACCATGGATCTTTTTTCATCATCGCCACGGCAGACTAAAGACGATGATGAACCCGACTCTTCAGAAATTAAGATTTATTCTGTCGTTGAAATCACCCGCCACATTAAGTTTCTCATAGAAGAAAGTTTTCCCTCACTGGTCGTTCGCGGTGAAGCCTCCAATCTCACCCGCCACTCATCCGGCCATATTTATTTTACGCTCAAGGATGAACTGGCTCAGATCAAATGCGTTATCTGGCGATCCCAGGCACAACAAATGACCTTTTCACTTAATGAAGGCATGAAATTCTTAGTCCGGGGAAAATTGTCCTTGTACGAAAAAGGCGGGTATTATCAGATCACGGTGTTGGACATTCAGCCGGAAGGTATCGGAGAATTACAATTAGCGTTTGAACAATTAAAGAAAAAACTATTTGCTGAAGGCCTGTTCAGCGAAAAGCATAAAAAACCAATTCCAGGGTTTCCTGAGACCGTCGGCATTATCAGTTCACCAACCGGGGCGGCTATTCGCGATATTGTAAGTGTGTGCCGACGGCGAATGCCATCGGTTCAACTCATCCTTTCGCCCGTCAAGGTTCAGGGGGACGGCGCAGTTGAAGAGATCGTTCGCGCCATCAAAGATTTTGATAGTTACAATAATGTCGATGTGCTTATTATCGGACGCGGTGGCGGATCGATCGAAGATTTGTGGGCTTTTAACGATGAAAAAGTAGCAAGGGCTATCTACCATTGCTCCATTCCTACCATTAGCGCTGTGGGGCATGAAATAGATTTTACAATTGCGGACTTTGTTGCCGACGTACGCGCCGCAACGCCGTCCGCCGCGGCTGAAATTGCCGTGCCGGATAAATCGGAAGTTGAACAGCAATTAGCAAACCTTCGGTACACACTCATTCAGAATATTGAAAACACGATCGGATATTACCGTGACCGGCTTAAACATTATGAAGAACGTTATGCGTTCCGGCGTCCTGAAAATATCGTCGAACAATACCGCCAGCAGGCGGACGGCCTGGAACGGCGAATGTCGCGGCAGGTAATTCATCACATAAGATTATACGGCCAAAACCTAAAGCATTTTGAAGATCAGCTCCGCACATTAAATCCTAGAAATACGCTGCAAAGAGGCTACACCATCACCCATCAGCACAATAAGGTTGTCCAGAGCTTGCGCGAACTTGCAGAAAAAGAACCTGCTGTGATTGAATTTTACGACGGCAAATCCGAGGTCGAAATCAAAAAAATTAGTCGTTGA